From the genome of Psychroserpens ponticola, one region includes:
- a CDS encoding tyrosine-type recombinase/integrase: protein MKNVYGGANRYNTKEDRLTILSIYRVKLLSLLNEGFNPFEDNTARYLNREDKTLNPMKNTNKVPEVELMIKPKVSVLSYKVAFTKGLKYKEKLISDTTRRSYENRLKNFLLWVEKHHPELKAITDIDKKVVMDFLNHILDLTSPRNRNNYRTDLSSIMQALEDNDIISSNFIKKIPVLKSTPQRNKTYSKEQQKDIFEHLEKTDKTLLLFIKFISYNFLRPIEVCRLRVGDLDIHHKRIQFRAKNSPLKTKIIPDLLLNDLPDLSKLNKEHNLFTPDGIGGVWESELSNKRDYFSKRFKRIIKDPFNLGADYGLYSFRHTYITKLYRELVKGSSPFEAKSKLMQITGHSSMTALEKYLRDIDAEFPDDYSELIKS from the coding sequence ATGAAAAATGTCTACGGTGGTGCAAATAGATATAATACAAAAGAAGATCGACTTACTATTTTAAGTATTTATAGAGTTAAGCTTTTAAGTTTATTAAATGAGGGTTTTAATCCCTTTGAAGATAATACTGCACGTTATTTAAATCGTGAGGATAAGACACTAAATCCAATGAAGAACACTAATAAAGTGCCTGAAGTTGAATTAATGATTAAGCCAAAAGTTTCCGTTTTATCTTATAAAGTAGCCTTTACAAAAGGGTTGAAGTACAAGGAAAAGCTAATAAGTGATACTACAAGACGTAGTTATGAAAATCGCTTAAAAAACTTTCTTCTTTGGGTTGAAAAGCATCATCCAGAACTAAAGGCGATTACCGATATTGACAAGAAAGTGGTCATGGATTTTTTAAATCATATTTTAGACCTAACTAGTCCTAGAAACCGTAATAATTATCGAACTGATTTAAGTAGTATTATGCAGGCGTTAGAGGATAATGATATTATCTCGTCCAACTTTATTAAAAAGATACCTGTTTTAAAATCTACACCACAACGAAATAAAACTTACTCAAAGGAGCAACAGAAGGATATATTTGAACATTTGGAGAAAACAGATAAAACCTTATTGCTCTTTATAAAATTTATTTCTTATAATTTTTTGAGACCTATAGAAGTCTGTAGATTACGAGTTGGTGATTTAGATATACATCATAAGCGCATTCAATTTAGAGCCAAGAATAGTCCTTTAAAGACTAAAATCATACCTGATTTATTGCTGAATGATTTGCCTGATCTCTCGAAACTAAATAAAGAACATAATTTGTTTACTCCTGATGGTATAGGAGGTGTTTGGGAGTCCGAGTTAAGTAACAAGCGGGATTACTTTTCAAAACGGTTCAAGCGTATTATCAAGGACCCATTTAATTTGGGGGCAGATTATGGGTTGTATAGCTTTAGACATACATATATTACAAAATTATATCGCGAGTTAGTCAAGGGGTCGTCACCATTCGAAGCTAAAAGTAAATTGATGCAGATTACAGGACACTCTTCAATGACAGCACTTGAAAAATATTTACGTGATATTGATGCCGAGTTTCCTGATGATTATTCTGAATTAATAAAATCTTAA
- a CDS encoding efflux RND transporter permease subunit has protein sequence MRKLIEYFIRYHVAVNIFIFAFVVFGIIGALSLKSSFFPLTDSKIITVSVTYPGASPQEIEEGIVLQIEDNLKGLKGIDRVTSVSRENSGSITVEIEKDENIDFMLLEVKNAVDRVPSFPSGMEPLIVAKQEAVRETISFALSGEHIPLATLKQIGRQVENDLRAIDGISQIAISGYPDEEIEIAVNETSLLAYDLTFAEVSQAVSRSNILTTGGTIKTDAEEYLIRANNRSYYGDELSNVVVSASNDGKVVRLKDVAIIRDRFSETPNATYFNQKLSINISITSTNTEDLITSADNVKNYIETYNQKHNNVQLDVVRDLSKTLNQRTDLLTENAIIGMLLVLLFLSIFLNTRLAFWVAFGLPISFLGMFIFAGQFDVTINVLSLFGMIIVIGILVDDGIVIAENIYQHYEKGKSPIEAAVDGIMEVIPPVVSAIITTLLAFSLFLFLDSRIGEFFSEVAVIVILTLTVSLVEALIILPAHLAHSKALRKQVVEENPSKMKQFFSIMRVINKAGDNFMNFLRDKLYTPAITFILNFKLLSLGVFVALLILTFGSIGGGIIGVTMFPSIASDRVSIELDMPNGTNEKITDSIISMIEEKSFIVNQELTEKYLKGTNKQLFENTILTISSSSSASLQINLLPGEERPDAIKSDVVANRLRELVGPVIGTERLIFGSGGNFGGSPVSVSLLGNNIAELKAAKIELKQVLASNPLLKDIEDNDPAGIKEIRIELKESAYLLGLNLSTVMSQVRSGFFGTQAQRFQRGQDEIRVWVRYDRNNRASINDLDEMRIVTPTEERVTLKDIAFYTIERGDVAINHLEGQREIQVSADLKDPSTSTTDIIDDLKNITIVDLKSKYPTISASFEGQNREKDKLMSSLGKAGIPILLLIYIVIAFTFRSYSQPILLILLVPFSLTAVAWGHWLLGFSVNILSLLGIIALIGIMVNDGLVLIGKFNSNLREGLKFDEALLNAGKSRFRAIFLTSLTTIAGLAPLLLEKSRQAQFLKPMAISISFGIAYATILTLLVLPLFLSFSNSIKQNVKWLWTNKSVTKEEVERAIKEQNEADEH, from the coding sequence ATGAGAAAACTCATTGAATATTTTATTAGATACCACGTAGCAGTTAATATTTTCATTTTTGCTTTTGTTGTTTTCGGTATAATAGGTGCTTTATCCTTAAAATCGTCTTTCTTTCCTTTAACAGATTCTAAAATTATAACGGTAAGTGTTACGTATCCTGGTGCTTCACCTCAGGAGATTGAAGAAGGTATTGTGCTTCAAATTGAAGATAATCTAAAAGGTTTAAAAGGGATAGATAGAGTTACGTCTGTGTCTAGAGAAAACAGTGGAAGTATTACTGTTGAAATAGAAAAAGATGAGAACATAGACTTCATGTTATTAGAAGTTAAAAATGCCGTAGATCGCGTGCCTTCTTTTCCATCAGGAATGGAACCTTTAATTGTTGCAAAGCAAGAAGCTGTAAGGGAAACGATTTCTTTTGCTTTAAGTGGTGAACATATTCCATTAGCAACTTTAAAACAAATTGGAAGACAGGTAGAAAATGATTTAAGAGCTATTGATGGTATTTCGCAAATAGCCATTTCTGGATATCCAGATGAAGAAATTGAAATCGCTGTAAACGAAACAAGTTTATTGGCTTATGACTTAACCTTTGCAGAGGTGTCACAAGCCGTTAGCAGGTCAAATATTTTAACAACTGGAGGTACAATTAAAACAGATGCTGAAGAATATCTTATTCGTGCAAACAATCGTTCCTATTATGGTGATGAGCTTTCAAATGTTGTAGTTAGTGCCTCTAATGATGGTAAAGTAGTACGATTAAAAGACGTCGCTATTATTCGAGATCGTTTTTCTGAGACACCAAATGCCACTTATTTTAACCAAAAGTTATCTATAAATATTTCCATAACAAGTACCAATACTGAAGATTTAATAACTTCTGCCGATAATGTAAAAAACTACATAGAAACCTACAATCAAAAACACAATAACGTTCAATTAGATGTGGTTAGAGATTTGTCTAAAACACTAAACCAACGAACCGATTTATTAACAGAAAATGCCATCATTGGGATGTTGTTAGTATTACTGTTTTTATCTATTTTCTTAAATACAAGATTAGCATTTTGGGTGGCTTTTGGATTGCCAATTTCATTTTTAGGCATGTTTATTTTTGCAGGACAGTTTGATGTAACCATAAATGTGTTATCTCTCTTCGGAATGATTATCGTCATCGGAATCTTAGTTGATGATGGAATTGTTATTGCCGAAAACATCTATCAACATTATGAAAAGGGAAAATCGCCAATTGAAGCAGCCGTAGATGGTATTATGGAAGTAATTCCTCCAGTGGTTTCTGCAATTATTACGACACTTTTAGCATTTTCATTATTCCTGTTTTTAGATAGTAGAATAGGTGAGTTTTTTAGTGAGGTTGCTGTAATTGTAATACTTACACTGACAGTTTCATTAGTAGAAGCGCTAATAATTCTTCCTGCTCATTTGGCACATTCTAAAGCACTAAGAAAGCAAGTTGTCGAAGAAAACCCTTCGAAAATGAAGCAATTCTTCTCTATAATGCGAGTCATAAATAAAGCGGGAGATAATTTTATGAACTTCTTAAGAGATAAATTATACACACCAGCAATCACTTTTATTTTAAATTTTAAATTACTATCCTTAGGTGTTTTTGTGGCACTATTAATTCTAACCTTTGGTTCAATTGGAGGCGGAATTATAGGTGTGACTATGTTTCCATCTATCGCAAGTGACCGTGTTTCTATAGAATTAGATATGCCTAATGGGACGAATGAAAAAATAACCGATTCTATTATTTCAATGATAGAAGAAAAATCGTTTATAGTAAATCAAGAGTTAACCGAAAAATATTTAAAAGGAACCAATAAGCAACTTTTTGAAAATACAATTTTAACAATTAGCAGTAGTTCTAGCGCAAGTTTACAAATTAATTTACTGCCAGGAGAAGAACGACCAGATGCTATAAAATCTGATGTAGTTGCAAATAGATTACGTGAGTTGGTAGGTCCTGTAATTGGTACAGAACGATTGATTTTTGGTTCAGGTGGAAACTTTGGTGGTAGTCCAGTTTCAGTGTCTTTATTAGGCAATAATATCGCAGAACTTAAAGCTGCTAAAATAGAATTAAAGCAAGTATTAGCATCTAATCCTTTATTAAAGGATATAGAAGATAATGATCCTGCAGGAATTAAAGAAATTCGTATAGAACTTAAAGAAAGTGCTTATTTATTAGGTTTAAATTTAAGTACAGTGATGAGTCAAGTGCGCTCTGGTTTCTTCGGGACACAAGCGCAACGTTTTCAAAGAGGTCAAGATGAAATTCGCGTTTGGGTTCGTTATGATAGAAATAATAGAGCATCTATTAATGATCTTGATGAGATGAGAATTGTTACTCCAACGGAAGAGCGAGTAACACTTAAAGATATAGCTTTTTACACCATAGAAAGAGGTGATGTTGCAATTAATCATTTAGAAGGTCAAAGAGAAATACAGGTATCTGCAGACTTAAAAGACCCAAGTACTAGTACAACTGATATTATTGATGATTTAAAAAATATAACTATAGTAGATTTAAAATCTAAATATCCAACTATATCTGCATCTTTTGAAGGACAAAACAGAGAGAAAGATAAATTAATGAGTTCTTTAGGTAAAGCAGGAATCCCAATTTTATTACTAATTTATATTGTGATAGCTTTTACGTTTAGAAGTTACAGTCAGCCAATTTTATTAATTCTATTAGTGCCTTTTAGTTTAACTGCTGTAGCTTGGGGACATTGGCTTTTAGGGTTTTCGGTAAATATATTATCACTTTTAGGAATCATTGCTTTAATAGGTATTATGGTAAATGATGGCTTAGTGCTTATCGGTAAATTTAATTCTAATTTACGGGAAGGGTTAAAATTTGATGAAGCACTTTTAAATGCTGGAAAATCTCGTTTTAGAGCTATTTTCTTAACGTCTTTAACAACCATTGCAGGTTTAGCGCCTTTGCTTTTAGAAAAAAGTAGACAAGCCCAATTTTTAAAACCTATGGCGATTTCTATTTCCTTCGGAATTGCTTATGCAACTATATTAACTTTATTAGTATTGCCGTTATTTTTATCATTTAGTAATAGTATTAAGCAAAATGTAAAATGGTTGTGGACGAATAAAAGTGTTACAAAAGAAGAAGTAGAACGTGCTATAAAAGAACAAAATGAGGCAGATGAACACTAG
- a CDS encoding TolC family protein: MNTRIYMTCIVFFIGLNLNAQQMLGPKEAVELALDYNYGIKIANNNTDVAENNTSILNSGYLPTLTGSAGATHSLDNNESEFSDSSIPDTVLKGAESSRYNASVNLNYTLFDGLGRLYNYKRLKEEHQLSELEARETIETTVLQIFSIYYTIAQFSENTNALEQTITVSKDRLVRAQYQFDYGQSTKLGVLNAQVDINNDSISLINIKQQLKNTKRDLNVVLGNKLSKEFKVDTNIDFMLQLNKADLLEKTKSNNVSLLQAEKNISISEFDIKTNKAQFLPTVDLVGTYGWNKSNNNAASFVSVSTNTGLSGGLNLSWNLFDGGSTITRVKNAQINLESQQFLKDQLIIEIERNFNNAWDDFQNKLLIYRIQEDNIITSQNNFDRTQEKFKIGQATSIEFRQAQLNLLNSELSRNQAKYDAKLAELTVLQLGGELLNVEF; encoded by the coding sequence ATGAACACTAGAATTTATATGACATGTATTGTGTTTTTTATAGGATTAAATCTTAACGCACAACAAATGTTAGGTCCTAAAGAAGCTGTAGAATTAGCTTTAGACTATAACTACGGAATAAAAATAGCGAACAATAATACAGACGTTGCAGAGAATAACACTAGTATTTTAAATTCGGGATATTTGCCTACGCTTACAGGTAGTGCAGGAGCAACACATAGTTTAGATAATAATGAATCTGAATTTTCAGATAGTAGTATTCCTGATACTGTTTTGAAAGGTGCTGAAAGTTCTCGTTATAATGCTTCTGTAAATTTAAATTACACACTGTTTGATGGATTAGGTCGCTTATATAACTATAAACGCTTAAAAGAAGAACATCAACTTTCTGAATTAGAAGCAAGAGAAACTATTGAAACCACAGTACTTCAGATATTCTCAATTTATTATACTATAGCTCAATTTTCTGAAAACACGAATGCTCTAGAACAAACGATAACTGTTTCTAAGGATAGATTAGTACGTGCTCAATATCAGTTTGATTATGGTCAGAGCACAAAACTTGGTGTTTTAAATGCTCAAGTTGATATTAATAATGATAGTATTAGCTTGATAAATATTAAGCAACAATTAAAAAACACTAAGCGAGATTTAAACGTGGTTTTAGGTAATAAGCTTTCTAAAGAATTTAAGGTTGATACAAATATTGATTTTATGCTTCAGCTTAATAAAGCAGACTTGCTAGAAAAAACAAAATCTAATAACGTGTCTTTACTTCAAGCAGAAAAAAATATCAGCATAAGTGAGTTTGATATAAAAACAAACAAGGCACAATTTTTACCAACAGTAGATTTAGTAGGTACTTATGGATGGAATAAAAGTAATAATAATGCAGCTTCTTTTGTTTCAGTATCAACAAACACTGGATTGTCTGGTGGCTTAAATTTGTCTTGGAATTTATTTGATGGAGGAAGCACAATTACACGTGTTAAAAATGCTCAAATCAATTTAGAGAGCCAGCAGTTTTTAAAAGATCAATTAATCATTGAAATTGAACGTAATTTTAATAACGCATGGGATGATTTTCAAAATAAGTTATTGATTTATAGAATACAAGAAGACAATATAATTACCTCTCAAAATAATTTTGATCGTACACAAGAAAAATTTAAAATCGGACAAGCGACATCAATTGAGTTTAGACAAGCTCAGCTTAATTTACTTAATTCTGAATTAAGTAGAAATCAAGCAAAGTACGATGCAAAATTGGCAGAGTTGACCGTTCTTCAGTTAGGTGGAGAATTATTAAATGTAGAATTCTAA
- a CDS encoding helix-turn-helix domain-containing protein, whose translation MKTHNEHWRKKSYQKATLETKLLVVDQILSGQLSNNQASKKYDVPRTTISYWLRKYSTLVQQNTILKKNVCIAH comes from the coding sequence ATGAAAACACATAATGAACACTGGCGAAAAAAAAGCTATCAAAAAGCAACTTTAGAGACTAAACTTTTAGTCGTTGACCAAATCCTTAGCGGACAATTATCCAATAACCAAGCTTCTAAAAAATATGACGTTCCCAGAACAACTATCTCCTATTGGTTAAGAAAATACAGTACCTTAGTACAGCAAAATACTATTCTGAAAAAAAATGTTTGTATTGCTCATTAA
- a CDS encoding leucine-rich repeat domain-containing protein, with translation MKTAKITMLLCLVTIFSFANITTKEKEALVALHNSTNGTSWNNPWDLNSPVSDWYGVTLEEDKVIALNLEFNNLEGQLPEAIGDLVFLRELNLFRNNITGAIPNSIGNLKALKIINVAINQLDGELPSTIGDLSSLEALQLFMNNIKGSIPESIGQLTQLQTLELYSNNLSGVLPNSLGNLSKLKGLLVSSNSLTGKLPHSLGNLSNLKILSVFDNSFIGTVPNVISSLVHLEELVLANNAFYGNLPRDLANLSNLKVLMIGNNDFKGEFAQLETQFPNIQQFDAVNSGDSGVLATLDIEDDDD, from the coding sequence ATGAAAACCGCTAAAATTACAATGCTATTATGTTTGGTAACGATATTTTCGTTTGCTAATATAACTACAAAAGAAAAGGAAGCACTTGTTGCTTTACATAATTCAACAAATGGAACATCATGGAATAATCCTTGGGATTTAAATAGTCCAGTTTCGGATTGGTATGGAGTAACTCTTGAAGAAGATAAAGTTATAGCCCTTAATTTAGAATTTAATAACCTTGAAGGTCAACTTCCCGAAGCAATTGGAGATTTGGTTTTCCTTAGAGAGTTAAATTTATTTAGAAATAATATAACAGGAGCGATTCCAAATTCAATTGGAAATCTAAAAGCTCTGAAAATAATCAATGTTGCAATCAACCAGCTAGATGGAGAATTGCCAAGTACAATTGGAGACTTATCGTCTTTAGAGGCATTACAATTATTTATGAACAATATAAAGGGATCAATTCCTGAGTCTATTGGTCAACTAACTCAACTACAAACTTTAGAATTGTATAGTAACAATCTTTCTGGAGTTTTACCAAATTCTTTAGGTAATTTGTCTAAGCTTAAAGGATTATTAGTAAGTAGTAATAGCCTAACAGGTAAATTGCCTCATAGTCTAGGTAACTTGTCAAATTTAAAAATACTAAGTGTTTTCGATAATAGTTTTATTGGTACTGTTCCTAATGTTATTTCAAGTCTAGTGCATTTAGAAGAATTAGTTTTAGCAAATAATGCTTTTTATGGCAACCTTCCTAGAGACTTAGCAAACTTATCAAACTTAAAAGTGTTGATGATTGGTAACAATGATTTCAAAGGAGAATTTGCACAGTTAGAAACACAGTTTCCAAATATTCAGCAGTTTGATGCTGTAAACAGTGGTGATTCTGGAGTGTTAGCAACTTTAGATATAGAAGACGACGACGATTAA
- a CDS encoding CPXCG motif-containing cysteine-rich protein yields MKEHFFQCPYCWENISMLIDFSQVKQTYIEDCEVCCNPIQLNISTENNAILSFEAKNIEQ; encoded by the coding sequence ATGAAAGAGCATTTTTTTCAATGTCCATATTGTTGGGAAAATATATCAATGCTCATTGATTTTTCACAAGTAAAACAGACTTATATTGAAGATTGTGAAGTGTGTTGTAATCCTATTCAATTGAATATCAGTACTGAAAATAATGCTATTTTAAGTTTTGAAGCTAAAAATATTGAACAATAG